The following coding sequences lie in one Phalacrocorax carbo chromosome 3, bPhaCar2.1, whole genome shotgun sequence genomic window:
- the NKX2-4 gene encoding homeobox protein Nkx-2.4 produces the protein MSLSPKHTTPFSVTDILSPMEESYKKFGGMDGAGGLGAPLGPYRQPPVPPPAAAAAAVPQHVVAGPTGAAAYHMPHGVSQFPHGAVGGYCNGGLGNMGELPAYPEGMRSGAAAGGGWYGAGGDPRYSSISRFMGPSAGMNVAGMGGLSGIAEGAKAIVPLHAAPRRKRRVLFSQAQVYELERRFKQQKYLSAPEREHLASLIHLTPTQVKIWFQNHRYKMKRQAKDKAAAQQLHPDGGLCQQHSPRRVAVPVLVKDGKPCPPPGSGTPAPGQPAAPPPPPAAPAADLEELSPSPPALHGPVPPLAPMDSAGVDYNGGMVSPNLLYGRTW, from the exons ATGTCGCTGAGCCCCAAGCACACGACGCCCTTCTCGGTCACCGACATCCTCAGCCCCATGGAGGAGAGCTACAAGAAGTTCGGCGGCATGGACGGGGCGGGCGGGCTGGGCGCGCCCCTCGGGCCCTACCGCCAGCCgcccgtgcccccccccgccgccgccgccgccgccgtgccCCAGCACGTCGTGGCGGGCCCCACCGGGGCGGCCGCCTACCACATGCCCCACGGCGTGTCCCAGTTCCCGCACGGCGCCGTCGGGGGCTACTGCAACGGCGGGTTGGGCAACATGGGCGAGCTGCCCGCCTACCCCGAGGGGAtgcggagcggcgcggcggcgggcggcggctgGTACGGGGCCGGCGGCGACCCCCGCTACTCCAGCA TCTCCAGGTTCATGGGCCCGTCGGCAGGGATGAACGTGGCCGGGATGGGCGGCCTGAGCGGCATCGCCGAGGGCGCCAAGGCCATCGTGCCGCTCCACGCGGCCCCgcggaggaagaggagggtgctCTTCTCCCAGGCGCAGGTCTACGAGCTGGAGCGGCGCTTCAAGCAGCAGAAGTACCTGTCGGCGCCGGAGCGGGAGCACCTGGCCAGCCTGATCCACCTCACCCCCACCCAGGTGAAGATCTGGTTCCAGAACCACCGCTACAAGATGAAGCGCCAGGCCAAGGACAAGGCGGCCGCCCAGCAGCTGCACCCCGACGGCggcctctgccagcagcactcGCCGCGCCGCGTCGCCGTGCCCGTGCTGGTGAAGGACGGCaagccctgcccgccgccgggcAGCGGCACCCCGGCCCCCGGGcagcccgccgcccccccgccgccccccgccgccccc GCGGCCGACCTGGAGGAGCTCTCGCCCAGCCCGCCGGCCCTGCACGGCCCGGTCCCCCCCCTGGCCCCCATGGACTCGGCCGGCGTCGACTACAACGGCGGCATGGTCAGCCCCAACCTGCTCTACGGCAGGACGTGGTAA